A region of Subtercola boreus DNA encodes the following proteins:
- a CDS encoding glutamate-5-semialdehyde dehydrogenase, whose protein sequence is MANTTLDASPHTSLTDRLVAARAASIVLATANAELKNRALEAISRAVATGAAEIVPANGLDLANGRENGLSTALQDRLTLSEPRLVALADAVLDIVGLVDPVGETVRGRILPNGIRIDQVRVPFGVVGVIYEARPNVTVDIAALALKSGNAVVLRGGSAAENTNRVLVGLIQDALASVGLPRECVQTIDEFGRAGAHELMQARGLVDVLIPRGSASLINTVVAESKVPVIETGAGVVHVFLDESADEAWSVDIVQNAKVQRPSVCNALETLLVHRGAAARLLPPVLARLRADGVVIHGDDETRAFFPDAVAATEEDWQTEYMSLDLAVKVVADIDEAMEHIRRYSTHHTESIITNNLGNAERFLNEVDSAAVMVNASTRFTDGGEFGFGAEVGISTQKLHARGPMGLPELTSTKWLVRGSGQIR, encoded by the coding sequence ATGGCCAACACCACTCTCGACGCATCCCCTCACACGTCGCTCACCGACCGTCTCGTCGCAGCCCGCGCAGCGTCGATCGTGCTCGCGACGGCGAACGCCGAGCTGAAGAACCGGGCGCTCGAGGCAATCTCCCGGGCTGTCGCCACCGGTGCGGCCGAGATCGTGCCGGCCAACGGGCTCGACCTCGCGAACGGCAGGGAGAACGGCCTCTCCACAGCACTCCAGGATCGTCTCACGCTCAGCGAACCGCGACTCGTCGCCCTGGCAGATGCCGTACTCGACATCGTCGGGCTGGTCGACCCGGTCGGTGAGACGGTCCGCGGTCGCATCCTGCCGAACGGCATCCGCATCGACCAGGTGCGCGTTCCGTTCGGGGTCGTCGGTGTCATCTACGAGGCCCGGCCCAACGTCACGGTCGACATCGCCGCGCTCGCCCTGAAGAGTGGCAACGCCGTGGTGCTCCGCGGGGGGTCGGCGGCCGAGAACACCAACCGCGTGCTCGTCGGGCTGATCCAGGATGCCCTGGCCTCCGTCGGGCTTCCCCGGGAGTGCGTGCAGACCATCGACGAGTTCGGGCGTGCCGGTGCGCACGAGCTGATGCAGGCGAGGGGTCTCGTCGACGTGCTCATACCCCGGGGCAGCGCCTCGCTCATCAACACCGTGGTCGCCGAGTCGAAGGTGCCGGTCATCGAGACGGGCGCCGGCGTGGTGCACGTCTTCCTCGACGAGAGCGCCGACGAAGCGTGGTCGGTCGACATCGTGCAGAACGCGAAGGTGCAGCGGCCGAGTGTGTGCAACGCGCTCGAGACACTCCTGGTGCACCGCGGGGCTGCGGCCCGGCTGCTGCCGCCCGTGCTCGCGCGCCTCCGGGCCGACGGAGTGGTCATCCACGGCGACGACGAAACAAGGGCCTTCTTCCCCGACGCCGTCGCGGCCACCGAGGAGGACTGGCAGACCGAGTACATGAGCCTCGACCTCGCTGTGAAGGTCGTCGCCGACATCGATGAGGCGATGGAGCACATCCGGCGATACTCCACGCACCACACCGAGTCGATCATCACGAACAACCTCGGCAACGCGGAGCGGTTCCTGAACGAGGTCGACTCCGCTGCGGTGATGGTGAACGCGTCCACGCGGTTCACCGACGGCGGGGAGTTCGGCTTCGGCGCGGAGGTCGGCATCTCCACCCAGAAACTCCACGCCCGCGGCCCGATGGGCCTGCCCGAACTCACGAGCACGAAGTGGCTCGTGCGCGGTTCCGGCCAGATCCGCTGA
- the rpmA gene encoding 50S ribosomal protein L27, whose amino-acid sequence MAHKKGASSTRNGRDSNAQRLGVKRFGGQVVSAGEIIVRQRGTHFHPGVNVGRGGDDTLFALAAGSVEFGNKGGRKVINIVVPVVAAEPVAVPA is encoded by the coding sequence ATGGCACACAAAAAAGGCGCGAGTTCCACTCGCAACGGTCGTGACTCCAACGCGCAGCGCCTCGGCGTCAAGCGCTTCGGCGGCCAGGTCGTCTCGGCGGGCGAGATCATCGTCCGCCAGCGCGGCACCCACTTCCACCCCGGCGTGAACGTCGGCCGTGGCGGCGACGACACCCTGTTCGCCCTCGCCGCCGGTTCGGTCGAGTTCGGCAACAAGGGTGGCCGAAAAGTCATCAACATCGTCGTGCCGGTTGTTGCAGCCGAGCCCGTTGCGGTGCCTGCCTAG
- the nadD gene encoding nicotinate-nucleotide adenylyltransferase: protein MTAAPEAIPGQPRRPRIGIMGGTFDPIHHGHLVAASEVAQFFDLDTVLFVPTGSPWQKTDVTEAEHRYLMTVIATASNPRFTVSRVDIDRGGPTYTIDTLRDLAAANPDADLFFISGADAIAQILGWKDSEELWSLAHFVAVSRPGHTLAISALPRQDVSYLEVPALAISSTDCRGRVGRGFPVWYLVPDGVVQYITKHHLYRSVE from the coding sequence ATGACCGCTGCTCCTGAGGCGATTCCCGGCCAGCCCCGGCGGCCCCGCATCGGCATCATGGGTGGTACGTTCGACCCGATCCACCACGGCCACCTCGTCGCCGCGAGCGAGGTCGCCCAGTTCTTCGACCTCGATACGGTGCTGTTCGTTCCCACCGGGTCGCCGTGGCAGAAGACGGATGTGACGGAGGCCGAGCACCGTTACCTGATGACGGTGATCGCCACGGCATCCAATCCCCGCTTCACCGTGAGCCGGGTGGACATCGACCGGGGTGGCCCGACCTACACGATCGACACACTCCGGGACCTGGCTGCGGCAAACCCGGATGCCGACCTGTTCTTCATCTCCGGCGCCGATGCCATCGCCCAGATCCTCGGCTGGAAAGACAGCGAGGAGCTGTGGTCGCTCGCGCACTTCGTGGCCGTGTCCCGGCCGGGTCACACCCTTGCCATTTCCGCTTTGCCGCGTCAGGACGTAAGCTATTTGGAAGTTCCGGCGCTCGCCATATCGTCCACCGACTGTCGTGGGCGGGTAGGCCGGGGATTCCCAGTGTGGTACTTGGTACCCGACGGTGTAGTTCAGTACATCACCAAGCATCACCTATATCGGAGTGTTGAATGA
- the proB gene encoding glutamate 5-kinase: MSRGSILTREGIRDAARVVVKVGSSSISGANAGHIAVLVAALAELHGRGTEVILVSSGAIATGMPYLRLDERPTDLATQQAAAAVGQNVLIYRYQNALTPFSIVAGQVLLTAGDLENPSHRSNAQRAMERLLKLRILPIVNENDTVATHEIRFGDNDRLAALVSVLVKADVLVLLSDVDALYTRPPSEPGAVKIVDVPVGDLLADVTFGDIGAAGVGTGGAATKVSAARLAADAGTAVLVTSATLVTEALAGHPIGTFFTPASV, translated from the coding sequence GTGAGCCGAGGCTCCATCCTCACCCGCGAGGGTATCCGCGATGCGGCGCGCGTCGTGGTGAAGGTCGGCTCGTCGTCGATCAGCGGGGCCAATGCCGGGCACATCGCCGTGCTGGTCGCCGCCCTCGCTGAGTTGCACGGGCGGGGCACCGAGGTCATCCTGGTGTCGTCCGGCGCGATTGCGACCGGGATGCCCTACCTCCGGCTCGACGAACGCCCGACCGACCTCGCGACGCAGCAGGCGGCGGCGGCCGTGGGCCAGAACGTGCTCATCTATCGCTACCAGAACGCGCTCACGCCGTTCAGCATCGTGGCGGGACAGGTGCTCCTGACAGCGGGCGACCTCGAGAACCCGAGCCACCGCAGCAATGCCCAGCGGGCGATGGAACGGCTGCTGAAGCTCCGGATCCTGCCGATCGTCAACGAGAACGACACCGTCGCCACTCACGAGATCCGGTTCGGCGACAACGACCGGCTCGCCGCCCTCGTCTCGGTTCTGGTGAAAGCCGACGTGCTGGTGCTGCTCTCGGATGTCGATGCGCTCTACACCCGGCCGCCGTCCGAGCCGGGCGCGGTCAAGATCGTCGACGTTCCGGTCGGCGACCTGCTCGCCGACGTGACCTTCGGGGACATCGGCGCCGCGGGCGTCGGCACCGGTGGAGCGGCCACGAAGGTCTCTGCTGCACGCCTGGCAGCGGATGCCGGCACCGCTGTGCTGGTGACGTCGGCCACTCTCGTGACCGAGGCCCTGGCCGGGCATCCGATCGGCACGTTCTTCACACCCGCCTCCGTTTAG
- the ndk gene encoding nucleoside-diphosphate kinase, translating to MTANVEETLVLIKPDGVARNLIGEILARIEKKGYQLVDVKLFEPSRALLAAHYEEHEGKPFYEPLIEFMESGPVFAARVAGNRVIEGWRSLAGTTDPTTAAPGTIRGDLGRDWGLKVQQNLVHGSDSPESAARELALWFD from the coding sequence GTGACTGCAAACGTCGAAGAGACCCTCGTTCTGATCAAGCCCGACGGTGTCGCGCGCAACCTGATCGGCGAGATCCTCGCCCGCATCGAGAAGAAGGGCTACCAGCTCGTCGACGTGAAGCTCTTCGAGCCGTCGCGCGCGCTGCTCGCGGCCCACTACGAGGAGCACGAGGGCAAGCCGTTCTACGAGCCCCTCATCGAGTTCATGGAGTCGGGCCCCGTTTTCGCCGCGCGCGTCGCCGGCAACCGCGTGATCGAGGGCTGGCGCTCCCTCGCCGGCACCACCGACCCCACCACCGCCGCGCCCGGAACGATCCGCGGCGACCTCGGCCGCGACTGGGGCCTCAAGGTGCAGCAGAACCTCGTTCACGGCAGCGACTCCCCGGAGTCGGCCGCCCGCGAGCTCGCCCTCTGGTTCGACTAG
- a CDS encoding vitamin K epoxide reductase family protein: MEETLPVRRPIGLAIFLVTAGVIGWIASFALTLEKIETLVNPNYVPSCNISVLVSCGPNMASPQGSLFGFPNPLIGVACFIAVIVVGVGILAGATFARWFWVLFNLGIAGALVFVIWLIGQSIFVLGTLCPYCMVVWTAVIPLFWYVTVFNLREGNIPVPAGVRGIARLFFPFLWLFVIVSYLVVAVLAQLRLDVIASLTNS, translated from the coding sequence ATCGAAGAAACCCTGCCCGTGCGGCGCCCCATCGGGCTGGCGATCTTCCTGGTGACAGCCGGTGTGATCGGCTGGATCGCCTCGTTCGCGCTGACCCTCGAGAAGATCGAGACGCTGGTCAACCCGAACTACGTGCCGTCGTGCAACATCTCCGTGCTGGTCAGCTGCGGTCCGAACATGGCGAGCCCCCAGGGCTCGCTGTTCGGGTTTCCGAACCCGCTGATCGGTGTGGCGTGCTTCATCGCCGTCATCGTCGTCGGCGTCGGAATCCTGGCAGGAGCGACGTTCGCGCGCTGGTTCTGGGTGCTCTTCAACCTCGGCATCGCCGGCGCCCTGGTGTTCGTGATCTGGCTGATCGGCCAGAGCATCTTCGTGCTCGGCACGCTCTGCCCCTACTGCATGGTCGTCTGGACCGCGGTGATCCCGCTGTTCTGGTACGTGACCGTGTTCAACCTGCGGGAGGGCAACATCCCTGTGCCGGCCGGGGTACGGGGCATCGCCCGGCTGTTCTTCCCGTTCCTCTGGCTCTTCGTGATCGTCTCGTACCTCGTGGTGGCCGTGCTGGCCCAGCTGCGCCTCGACGTCATCGCGTCGCTCACCAACAGCTGA
- the rplU gene encoding 50S ribosomal protein L21 — protein MVYAVVRAGGRQEKVEVGTIVTLDRIKGDKDGNIQLAAVLLVDGSTITSDSAKLAKVKVTAEVLEDLRGPKIVIQKFKNKTGYKKRQGHRQELTRVKVTTIK, from the coding sequence GTGGTTTACGCAGTTGTGCGCGCCGGTGGCCGCCAGGAAAAGGTAGAGGTCGGCACCATCGTCACCCTCGACCGCATCAAGGGCGACAAAGACGGCAACATCCAGCTGGCAGCGGTGTTGCTGGTCGACGGTTCGACGATCACGTCCGACTCGGCCAAGCTCGCCAAGGTCAAGGTCACCGCTGAGGTCCTCGAAGACCTCCGCGGCCCGAAGATCGTCATCCAGAAGTTCAAGAACAAGACCGGATACAAGAAGCGCCAGGGCCACCGCCAGGAGCTCACTCGTGTCAAGGTCACCACGATCAAGTAA
- a CDS encoding DUF4031 domain-containing protein has product MTVLIDLPRWPAHDTLWSHLVSDSSLAELHAFAAALGIPRRGFDLDHYDVPASRYDELVAAGAKPATMREIVVALRSSGLRVIAKDRPQHR; this is encoded by the coding sequence ATGACCGTGCTCATCGATCTCCCGCGCTGGCCGGCGCACGACACGCTCTGGTCGCATCTGGTGAGCGATTCGTCGCTCGCCGAGCTGCACGCCTTTGCGGCCGCCCTGGGGATCCCACGCCGGGGCTTCGATCTCGACCACTACGACGTGCCCGCTTCGCGCTACGACGAGCTCGTGGCGGCCGGTGCGAAGCCGGCCACCATGCGGGAGATCGTGGTGGCGCTCCGCTCCAGCGGGCTGCGGGTGATCGCGAAGGATCGCCCGCAGCACCGCTGA
- a CDS encoding DUF4233 domain-containing protein → MSEPLEVGGVPDEPARPGRPSRAPRAPRARRKRSVRESICSIVLGFESVIMFLATLAVFGLKALPWPVALGGGAALCVLLLATIPLLGRPIGIALGWVLQVIILASAILVPLMLIVAVLFGGMWVFAVIRGGMIDRENARLAGQP, encoded by the coding sequence GTGAGCGAGCCGCTCGAAGTTGGCGGAGTGCCCGACGAGCCGGCACGGCCCGGCAGACCCAGCCGTGCCCCGCGGGCTCCACGGGCGCGTCGCAAGCGGAGCGTCCGCGAGAGCATCTGCTCGATCGTTCTCGGCTTCGAGTCGGTCATCATGTTCCTGGCGACCCTTGCTGTCTTCGGGCTGAAGGCCCTGCCCTGGCCGGTCGCTCTCGGCGGCGGAGCGGCGCTCTGCGTGCTGCTGCTCGCCACGATCCCGTTGCTCGGCCGCCCGATCGGCATCGCCCTCGGCTGGGTGCTCCAGGTGATCATCCTGGCCTCCGCCATCCTGGTGCCGCTGATGCTCATCGTTGCCGTGCTGTTCGGCGGAATGTGGGTGTTCGCCGTGATCAGGGGTGGCATGATCGACCGCGAGAACGCCCGGCTCGCCGGGCAACCCTGA
- the rsfS gene encoding ribosome silencing factor, translating into MTATDRSIHLTQIAARAADSKQAENLVALDVTGPLPLTDVFLIASGRNEPNVRAIAEEVIEKVEESGAKLLRREGLAEGRWVLLDFGDLVVHVFHDEDRLYYSLERLWKDCPVVPLTVSVP; encoded by the coding sequence GTGACTGCAACTGACCGCTCCATCCACCTCACCCAGATCGCCGCTCGCGCTGCCGACTCGAAGCAGGCCGAGAATCTCGTCGCCCTCGACGTCACCGGCCCGCTGCCCCTGACCGACGTCTTCCTGATCGCCTCCGGCCGCAACGAACCCAACGTGCGCGCCATCGCCGAAGAGGTCATCGAGAAGGTCGAGGAGTCCGGCGCCAAGCTCCTCCGCCGCGAAGGCCTCGCCGAGGGCCGCTGGGTGCTGCTCGACTTCGGCGACCTCGTGGTCCACGTCTTCCACGACGAAGACCGGCTCTACTATTCGCTCGAGCGCCTCTGGAAGGACTGCCCCGTCGTTCCGCTGACCGTCTCGGTGCCGTAG
- a CDS encoding Rne/Rng family ribonuclease has protein sequence MVEDNQPVKRRSRLFGGRKAAKKATELTTPDAVAAETAHDRAAEPHPADVQSAAPVIAQSQAAPAQSVPVQTLSAWQAPSTATDVKVPMTDPNETNEPWLEPELGQAPAAPTEPAPRTTTSLLFQAPDIPVLPPRPGRDRDDDYDRDRDDRDRDRDDRDRNRDDRDRNRDDRDRDFGDRGDLGGDRGDTTVRRRTRRRSGDESRLPDDLPPNTVVKVRPPRQQAPAAELITEPQRIKGSTRLEAKKQRRRDGRDAGRRRPVITEAEFLARRESVDRSMVVRSAHDRIQIGVLEDGVLVEHYVAKAQDASLIGNVYLGRVQNVLPSMEAAFVDIGRGRNAVLYSGEVDWEAADTGNQPRRIELALKPGDTVLVQVTKDPVGHKGARLTSQLSLPGRYLVYVPNGNMNGISRKLPDTERARLKKILKEVLPDNVGVIVRTAAEGATEEQLTLDVQRLIEQWSSISEKVKSLQSPALLHGEPDLLVKIIRDVFNEDFGKLVISGSDAQATIETYLAQVAPDLVDRIEIFDGEGDPFDRFRINEQIEKALDRKVWLPSGGSLVIDRTEAMTVVDVNTGKFVGSGGNLEETVTKNNLEAAEEVVRQMRLRDIGGIIVVDFIDMVLESNRDLVLRRLVECLSRDRTKHQVAEVTSLGLVQMTRKKLGLGLLESFSEPCEVCAGRGVIVHHDPSSKHRQTQTPQPEQRRGRKGGQGSNGNGSGNNGNGGGSNGNGGGGSGNGSNGGNGSAFGGGSSTGSHTAGVTHSITPAAQTALAKIAASTIASANGTKPALEVTLAESAAVAEAALQGTLPTTGAAGEGAGEVVSGMAVTGADVAGAASPDETAGATEESSPESGGSQRSRRSSRRSRSQRAAASAEAADEDRATVEGTATEAATEAAAEAAPAAAVESPVTEPAVAPEPEETIARTDVPPTGVAASVETPEAAHDLPIFDLPLQPQGQASQRAKREDAARLLDSVLEALPEPKQPGQGRSRSRRVSTAALSAPVAPSAD, from the coding sequence ATGGTGGAAGACAATCAACCGGTCAAACGACGGTCACGCCTGTTCGGCGGGCGCAAGGCGGCCAAGAAGGCGACGGAGCTGACCACGCCCGACGCTGTGGCTGCCGAAACGGCGCATGATCGCGCCGCAGAGCCCCACCCTGCCGACGTCCAATCCGCCGCGCCCGTAATCGCGCAGAGCCAGGCCGCACCGGCCCAATCAGTACCGGTCCAGACGCTGTCCGCATGGCAGGCACCGTCGACCGCAACAGATGTGAAGGTCCCCATGACAGATCCGAACGAAACCAACGAGCCCTGGCTCGAACCCGAACTCGGCCAGGCTCCCGCCGCACCGACCGAACCGGCACCCCGCACCACGACGTCGCTCCTCTTCCAGGCCCCCGACATCCCCGTGCTCCCGCCCCGTCCCGGGCGCGACCGCGACGACGACTACGACCGTGACCGTGACGACCGCGACCGTGACCGTGACGACCGCGACCGTAACCGTGACGACCGCGACCGTAACCGCGACGACCGCGACCGCGACTTCGGCGATCGGGGAGACCTCGGCGGTGACCGCGGCGACACCACCGTCCGCCGCCGCACCCGCCGCCGGAGCGGCGACGAGAGCCGCCTGCCCGACGACCTGCCGCCGAACACCGTGGTCAAAGTCCGTCCGCCACGCCAGCAGGCACCGGCCGCCGAACTGATCACCGAGCCCCAGCGCATCAAGGGTTCGACCCGACTCGAGGCGAAGAAGCAGCGCCGACGCGACGGCCGTGACGCGGGCCGCCGCCGTCCGGTCATCACCGAGGCCGAGTTCCTCGCCCGCCGCGAGTCGGTCGACCGCTCGATGGTCGTGCGCTCGGCGCACGACCGCATCCAGATCGGCGTTCTCGAAGACGGCGTGCTGGTCGAGCACTATGTGGCGAAGGCACAGGATGCCTCGCTCATCGGCAACGTCTACCTCGGCCGCGTGCAGAACGTGCTGCCGAGCATGGAGGCAGCCTTCGTCGACATCGGGCGCGGCCGGAATGCCGTGCTCTACTCGGGCGAGGTCGACTGGGAGGCCGCGGACACCGGCAACCAGCCCCGCCGCATCGAGCTTGCTCTGAAGCCGGGCGACACCGTTCTGGTGCAGGTCACGAAGGATCCGGTGGGCCACAAGGGTGCCCGCTTGACCAGCCAGCTCTCGCTGCCCGGCCGCTACCTCGTGTATGTGCCGAACGGCAACATGAACGGCATCTCGCGGAAGCTCCCCGACACCGAACGTGCACGCCTGAAGAAGATCCTCAAGGAGGTGCTGCCCGACAACGTCGGCGTGATCGTGCGCACCGCGGCCGAGGGCGCCACCGAGGAGCAGCTCACGCTCGACGTGCAGCGCCTGATCGAGCAGTGGTCCTCCATCAGCGAGAAGGTGAAATCCCTGCAGTCGCCCGCCCTGCTGCACGGCGAGCCCGACCTGCTGGTCAAGATCATCCGCGACGTCTTCAACGAGGACTTCGGGAAGCTCGTCATCAGCGGCTCCGACGCGCAGGCGACGATCGAGACGTACCTCGCCCAGGTGGCACCGGATCTGGTCGACCGCATCGAGATCTTCGACGGTGAGGGCGACCCCTTCGACCGTTTCCGCATCAACGAGCAGATCGAGAAGGCGCTCGACCGCAAGGTCTGGCTGCCCTCGGGCGGCTCGCTCGTGATCGACCGCACCGAGGCCATGACGGTGGTCGATGTCAACACCGGCAAGTTCGTCGGTTCGGGCGGCAACCTCGAGGAGACCGTCACGAAGAACAACCTCGAAGCGGCCGAAGAGGTCGTTCGCCAGATGCGCCTCCGCGACATCGGCGGCATCATCGTCGTCGACTTCATCGACATGGTGCTCGAGTCGAACCGCGACCTCGTGCTCCGGCGCCTCGTCGAGTGCCTCAGCCGCGACCGCACCAAGCACCAGGTGGCCGAGGTCACCTCGCTCGGTCTGGTGCAGATGACCCGCAAGAAGCTGGGTCTCGGCCTGCTCGAGTCGTTCAGCGAGCCCTGCGAGGTGTGCGCGGGACGCGGCGTGATCGTGCACCACGACCCGTCGTCGAAGCACCGCCAGACCCAGACCCCGCAGCCGGAGCAGCGTCGCGGCCGGAAGGGCGGCCAGGGGTCCAACGGCAACGGTTCGGGCAACAACGGCAACGGCGGCGGCAGTAACGGAAACGGTGGTGGTGGTTCGGGCAACGGTTCGAACGGCGGCAACGGATCGGCCTTCGGCGGCGGTTCCTCCACCGGATCCCACACCGCTGGCGTGACCCACAGCATCACCCCGGCCGCCCAGACCGCGCTCGCCAAGATCGCGGCGAGCACCATCGCCTCGGCGAACGGCACGAAACCGGCGCTCGAAGTGACGCTGGCCGAGTCGGCCGCCGTCGCGGAGGCTGCCCTCCAGGGCACGCTGCCGACCACCGGTGCCGCCGGTGAGGGTGCCGGCGAGGTCGTCTCGGGCATGGCGGTCACCGGTGCGGATGTCGCGGGTGCAGCCAGCCCCGACGAGACCGCCGGTGCCACCGAGGAGAGTTCGCCGGAGTCCGGTGGCTCGCAGCGCTCCCGCCGGAGTTCCCGGCGTTCGCGCAGCCAGCGGGCGGCCGCCAGTGCAGAGGCGGCCGACGAGGATCGCGCGACCGTCGAGGGCACGGCCACGGAGGCCGCCACCGAGGCCGCCGCTGAGGCAGCGCCTGCCGCTGCGGTCGAATCACCCGTGACGGAGCCCGCCGTGGCTCCCGAGCCCGAGGAGACCATCGCCCGGACCGACGTGCCCCCGACCGGTGTGGCTGCGTCAGTGGAGACACCGGAGGCCGCGCACGACCTGCCGATCTTCGACCTCCCGCTGCAGCCGCAGGGCCAGGCCTCCCAGCGCGCCAAGCGTGAGGATGCCGCACGACTGCTCGACTCGGTGCTCGAGGCTCTTCCCGAACCGAAGCAGCCCGGCCAGGGCCGCTCGCGGAGCCGGCGCGTCTCGACGGCCGCGCTCAGCGCCCCCGTCGCGCCCTCGGCCGACTAG
- the obgE gene encoding GTPase ObgE yields MATFVDQVTLHLRAGNGGNGCVSIKREKFKPLAGPDGGNGGNGGDIVLVSDPQTTTILDFHRRPHRSSENGGPGAGDHKSGFTSEEMVLNVPVGTVVKNAEGETLVDMDEPGIRIVVAPGGQGGLGNAALASSKRKAPGFALLGTPGWEGDVYLELKTVADVALVGYPSAGKSSLVAAMSAAKPKIADYPFTTLHPNLGVVQAGETRYTIADVPGLIEGASEGKGLGLEFLRHVERCSALLHVLDCATLEPGRDPLSDLDIILAELAAYPVPDGQLPLLERPQLIALNKIDVPEGRELADFVRPDLEARGYRVFEISTVSHEGLQPLSFALAGVVETSRAEAASEAAKPRIVIRPKAVDDADFRVVVEGGSFGNVYRVLGAKPERWVAQTDFTNEEAIGFLADRLAKLGVEDELFRAGAVGGSTVVIGPGNGIIFDWEPTLTSTAELVTAPRGTDPRLDPNSRRTNQTRRQRYVELMDAKAAARAELVREKEAGLWGDEEADGLTEPDFDSALDGSGTPAPSGSSGERE; encoded by the coding sequence ATGGCAACGTTTGTTGACCAGGTAACCCTCCATCTGCGTGCCGGCAACGGCGGCAACGGCTGTGTGTCGATCAAGCGCGAGAAGTTCAAGCCGCTGGCGGGCCCTGACGGCGGCAACGGCGGCAATGGTGGCGACATCGTGCTCGTCAGCGACCCGCAGACCACGACCATCCTCGACTTCCACCGTCGCCCGCACCGCAGCTCCGAGAACGGCGGCCCCGGTGCGGGAGATCACAAGAGTGGTTTCACGAGCGAGGAGATGGTGCTGAACGTGCCCGTCGGCACGGTCGTCAAGAACGCCGAGGGGGAGACCCTCGTCGACATGGACGAGCCGGGCATCCGCATCGTCGTCGCACCCGGCGGCCAGGGCGGGCTCGGCAATGCCGCCCTCGCGTCGAGCAAGCGCAAGGCCCCCGGTTTCGCCCTGCTGGGCACGCCCGGCTGGGAGGGCGACGTCTACCTCGAGCTGAAGACGGTCGCCGACGTGGCGCTGGTCGGCTACCCCTCTGCCGGAAAGTCGAGCCTGGTCGCGGCGATGTCGGCAGCGAAACCGAAGATCGCCGACTACCCGTTCACGACGCTCCACCCGAACCTCGGCGTGGTGCAGGCCGGCGAGACCCGCTACACGATCGCCGACGTTCCCGGCCTCATCGAGGGCGCGAGCGAGGGCAAGGGCCTGGGCCTGGAGTTCCTCCGGCACGTCGAACGGTGCAGCGCGCTGCTGCACGTGCTCGACTGCGCGACGCTCGAGCCGGGGCGCGACCCCCTGAGCGACCTCGACATCATCCTCGCGGAGCTTGCCGCGTACCCGGTTCCGGATGGCCAGCTGCCGCTGCTCGAACGGCCCCAGCTGATCGCGCTGAATAAGATCGACGTTCCCGAGGGCCGCGAACTCGCAGACTTCGTGCGCCCCGACCTCGAGGCTCGCGGATATCGCGTGTTCGAGATCTCGACGGTGAGCCATGAGGGCCTGCAGCCGCTGTCGTTCGCGCTGGCCGGCGTTGTCGAGACCAGCCGTGCCGAGGCAGCCTCGGAGGCGGCCAAGCCGCGCATCGTCATCCGTCCGAAGGCCGTCGACGACGCCGACTTCCGGGTTGTCGTCGAGGGTGGTTCGTTCGGAAACGTCTACCGCGTTCTCGGCGCGAAACCCGAGCGCTGGGTCGCACAGACCGACTTCACGAACGAGGAGGCCATCGGGTTCCTCGCCGACCGGCTCGCGAAGCTCGGGGTCGAGGACGAACTGTTCCGTGCGGGTGCCGTCGGCGGATCCACCGTCGTCATCGGCCCGGGCAACGGCATCATCTTCGACTGGGAGCCGACCCTCACATCGACCGCCGAGCTCGTGACCGCCCCGCGCGGCACCGATCCGCGACTCGACCCGAACAGCCGCCGCACCAACCAGACCCGCCGCCAGCGCTACGTGGAACTGATGGATGCGAAGGCGGCCGCCCGGGCGGAGCTGGTGCGTGAGAAGGAGGCCGGCCTCTGGGGCGACGAGGAGGCGGACGGTCTGACCGAGCCCGACTTCGACTCCGCCCTCGACGGATCGGGTACGCCCGCGCCCTCGGGCTCGTCCGGGGAGCGCGAGTGA